In the genome of Leptospira inadai serovar Lyme str. 10, one region contains:
- a CDS encoding DUF4136 domain-containing protein: MGSIDEGTFLFSGGLIYSPILPSEYNFKIMKLIRNLLLLLQILWLGCTSAQIRSSYDTSLDFTKYKTFDWYPSKEKNDEKYFGDFSVQREIRFLLRRELEGRGLTLNSKKPDLLVEFHGVVESKLVEERVPAFSGMSYGYSPYYYGGPMGGIPYYGGYNSTYPYGYNNVPYQIPNQSHVQEFTDGTLLVDIVDRKTNQLVWRGWAEDTLEDLDDLKSELKSEIPKLMKGYPNSSK, from the coding sequence ATGGGTTCGATCGACGAAGGAACGTTTTTGTTTTCCGGAGGTCTAATATATTCTCCGATCTTGCCTTCCGAATATAACTTTAAAATAATGAAATTGATTCGTAATTTGCTCTTACTTCTCCAAATTTTATGGCTGGGTTGCACATCTGCACAAATTCGATCTTCGTATGATACATCCCTGGATTTTACGAAATACAAAACTTTCGACTGGTACCCTTCTAAAGAAAAGAATGATGAAAAGTATTTCGGTGATTTTAGCGTCCAACGGGAGATTCGATTTCTTCTTCGGAGAGAATTAGAGGGCAGGGGTCTCACCTTAAACTCTAAGAAGCCGGATTTATTGGTGGAATTTCACGGGGTCGTCGAAAGCAAATTGGTGGAAGAGCGCGTACCTGCATTCTCGGGAATGAGTTATGGTTATAGTCCGTATTATTACGGGGGACCGATGGGCGGAATTCCATATTACGGCGGATATAACTCAACGTATCCTTACGGATATAATAATGTTCCGTATCAGATTCCCAACCAATCTCATGTTCAAGAGTTTACGGACGGAACGTTATTGGTGGATATTGTGGATCGTAAAACGAATCAATTGGTTTGGAGAGGGTGGGCGGAAGATACTTTGGAAGATTTGGACGATCTTAAAAGCGAACTCAAGAGCGAAATTCCCAAACTCATGAAAGGATATCCGAATTCTTCCAAATGA
- the cas2 gene encoding CRISPR-associated endonuclease Cas2 yields the protein MKNFIELLVCYDIESNKTRRQVADMLKDFGLVSIQKSVYWGWVILAEKKAILHNIHNKYELKISDRVLVMDVNMASNAKSILIGYSDLELERFEENVQMVV from the coding sequence ATGAAAAACTTTATAGAACTCTTAGTATGTTATGACATAGAATCTAATAAAACGAGAAGACAAGTAGCTGATATGCTCAAAGATTTCGGATTAGTATCAATCCAAAAATCGGTTTACTGGGGATGGGTCATTCTCGCTGAAAAGAAAGCAATCCTTCATAATATTCATAATAAGTACGAATTAAAAATTTCGGATAGAGTCCTTGTTATGGATGTCAACATGGCATCAAACGCAAAGTCCATTTTGATCGGATACTCAGATCTCGAACTGGAACGATTCGAAGAAAATGTCCAGATGGTAGTGTGA
- the cas4 gene encoding CRISPR-associated protein Cas4: MFRQFAFCPRIVFFRELKHISPTYPLWVEQGKEKHEKRNITLKKKLPKVLKYLNGKLDLDVPVRSSFGFFGVLDGLIRTQNELIPIEFKSSTSKPGKSALLQLGAYSVCLEEMEGKEIKRSFLLYGDRVKVWEIHLSKDIREMVKATYQNINEVMNIPLLPYVSTSPSKCIQCEYLNYCNDRNI; the protein is encoded by the coding sequence ATGTTTAGGCAGTTTGCCTTTTGTCCGAGAATCGTATTTTTTCGAGAGCTTAAGCATATAAGTCCTACCTACCCTCTCTGGGTCGAGCAAGGTAAAGAAAAGCACGAAAAAAGAAACATTACTCTTAAAAAGAAACTGCCAAAAGTTCTTAAATACCTAAATGGAAAACTGGATTTAGATGTACCTGTAAGATCCAGTTTTGGATTTTTCGGAGTGTTAGACGGACTAATACGAACTCAAAATGAATTAATTCCTATCGAATTCAAATCTTCGACATCAAAGCCGGGCAAGAGTGCGCTGCTTCAATTAGGAGCGTATTCTGTTTGTTTAGAGGAAATGGAGGGCAAGGAAATAAAGAGGTCTTTTCTACTTTATGGAGATAGAGTAAAAGTTTGGGAAATTCATCTATCCAAAGATATTCGTGAAATGGTAAAAGCGACTTATCAAAATATAAATGAAGTTATGAATATACCCTTGCTACCTTACGTATCCACCTCTCCTTCCAAATGCATTCAATGTGAATATCTAAACTATTGCAATGATCGGAACATATAA
- the cas1 gene encoding CRISPR-associated endonuclease Cas1 translates to MCEIFRTLSFKRGIPIYICDWNGRYISQLSGSHEHAVVQLRKKQLDYVDRPYCKDLAKLILYGKVKNQKAVLQYFAKYQKKKGVDVDWLEKVLISLDSITKSILAFNSENDWRSTLLGYEGSAASLYWNTLKHDIYFGDSFKGRIGRGAGDSINQALNLGYAILETYIWNAVHLAGLEPYAGVIHTDRPGKPALILDLIEEYRPWMVDRVVLTLKSHLIGTERISEEARKLVISGVQKAFESIHPYKGKKLHIEVILQRQIYRLCGVFYQRSSYRPILFKW, encoded by the coding sequence ATGTGCGAAATATTTAGAACGTTATCTTTCAAAAGGGGAATTCCAATCTACATCTGCGATTGGAACGGTCGCTATATATCTCAATTATCCGGATCACATGAACATGCCGTTGTTCAATTAAGAAAAAAGCAGTTAGACTATGTAGATCGACCTTATTGCAAGGATCTTGCTAAACTTATACTTTATGGAAAAGTTAAGAACCAAAAAGCGGTCCTCCAATACTTTGCCAAGTACCAGAAAAAGAAAGGCGTTGATGTAGATTGGTTGGAGAAAGTTTTAATCTCTTTAGATAGCATAACAAAATCCATACTCGCCTTTAATAGTGAAAATGATTGGCGATCTACTCTGTTAGGCTATGAAGGTAGTGCTGCCTCCCTTTATTGGAATACTCTTAAACACGATATATATTTTGGAGATTCTTTCAAAGGAAGAATAGGAAGAGGAGCTGGCGACTCTATCAACCAGGCACTAAATTTAGGATATGCAATTTTAGAAACATATATCTGGAATGCTGTTCATCTAGCTGGTCTTGAACCTTATGCGGGAGTTATACATACGGATCGCCCTGGAAAACCGGCCCTTATTTTAGATTTAATTGAAGAATATAGACCATGGATGGTGGATCGCGTCGTTCTCACTTTGAAAAGTCATTTAATAGGCACGGAAAGGATCTCTGAAGAAGCAAGAAAACTTGTTATATCGGGCGTTCAAAAGGCCTTTGAGAGTATTCATCCTTATAAAGGAAAAAAACTGCACATCGAAGTCATCCTTCAACGACAGATTTATCGATTATGCGGAGTATTTTATCAGCGATCCTCATACAGACCGATCTTATTCAAATGGTAG